A single region of the Triticum aestivum cultivar Chinese Spring unplaced genomic scaffold, IWGSC CS RefSeq v2.1 scaffold125886, whole genome shotgun sequence genome encodes:
- the LOC123175218 gene encoding uncharacterized protein, protein MSHLHPGEVAAGMPARRRSARLRSQIHASEVHARPRSARLRPQIDANAEGAGAASHRRSNKRRSTQIQAGVGADRVTRRGKRLRPQIQASEEGNGTSPEPPASLPDSEDMLREILLRLPLDLYSLPRASAVSKQWRGILADPKFLRRFYAHHRKPPLLGFFQRGGQQVMFTPVLAPPDRIPPWALLPWTLQ, encoded by the coding sequence ATGAGCCACCTCCACCCCGGCGAGGTCGCCGCCGGAATGCCCGCCCGCCGCCGCAGCGCGCGCCTCCGTTCCCAGATCCACGCGAGTGAGGTACACGCCCGCCCCCGCAGCGCGCGCCTCCGTCCCCAAATCGACGCCAATGCGGAGGGCGCCGGGGCGGCCAGCCACCGCCGCAGCAATAAGCGCAGGAGCACCCAGATCCAGGCGGGAGTGGGGGCCGACCGAGTAACCCGCCGCGGCAAGCGTCTCCGTCCCCAGATCCAGGCCAGCGAGGAGGGCAACggcacctcgccggagccgcctgcctcccTGCCGGACAGCGAAGATATGCTCCgggagatcctcctccgcctccccctgGACCTATACTCGCTCCCCCGCGCCTCCGCCGTCAGCAAGCAGTGGAGAGGCATCCTCGCCGACCCCAAGTTCCTCCGCCGGTTCTATGCGCACCACCGCAAGCCGCCCCTCCTCGGCTTCTTCCAGCGCGGCGGGCAACAGGTCATGTTCACGCCCGTCCTCGCACCTCCGGACCGCATCCCCCCCTGGGCGCTTCTCCCTTGGACGCTACAGTGA